The Edaphobacter acidisoli genome contains the following window.
AGCCACCATCCAGTCCCTCATCGCCGAGATGGGCTTCACCGCGCAGCAGCAACCGCCAACCAATAGCTAACCAGAGGAATCATCGTGCACGCCCCTGAACACTACACCAACCTCGCCTACCTGCTCACCAACGCACTCGACCTCACCCAACCACCTATAGCCATCACTTTCACTGACAACATTCCCACCGGCGTCCCCACGCACACCACACCAGCCCCAGCAGGTTGCCGCTTCTGGCAGGACGCAGCCGAAGGCGCATTCGCCACGTCAGCCAAAGACCACGCTCTCTGCTCCATCGGCTGCTACACCCACAACCTGCCCATGTCAGCCGCCACACAAACCGACCTCGCCGACACACTCAAAGTCCTCAACGATCTCACCTACGTCACCGCACAAGATCTGGCGCAAATCCCCGCACTCAAATCGCAATCGAAGCACATCCTCTACAGCCCACTTGGCGAAACCCCACTCCCACCAGACGTAGTCCTCCTCTTCGCCGACGCCAGCCAGACGCTCATCCTCACCGAAGCCACCCAACAAGTCGAGGATCAAAATCCACCCGCGCTCGGCCGTCCCGCCTGCGCCGTCGTCCCGCAAGTCATCAACACCGGTCGCGCAGCCCTCAGCCTCGGCTGCTGCGGAGCCCGCGCCTACCTCGACACCCTCACCGACAGCGTCGCCCTCTTCGCCATCCCCGGAGCAAAGCTGGAAGCCTACGCGAAGCGCATCGAAGCACTCAGCAAAGCCAACACGACGCTCGCAAAGTTCCACAGCCTCCGCCGCCAGGCCGTCGCCGCAGGCCAATCTCCCACCATCAAGGAGTCACTCGCCGCACTCGCTTAGTACTCGTTCTGCATCTCCATTTCGACTTTCTTTTGCGCTTCCACTCCAATCTTTTTTGCATTTCCATTCCCTAGAGCAGCAGCCTGCCCTGAGCGAAGTCGAACGGGGAGGAATCTGCTTTCCTCTCGACCAACACAAAAGCCCGAACCCCATCCATCGCAGCTTCATCGCGATGGGTGGGAATGTATCCCCTTGCCCAGCCAGCCTTCAGTTGTCAGCCTTCCACCATCACTGGATTCGACACCGCACTCTCGCGCCGCCGCAGCAATCCCACCCACACCACAAGCATCGCAGCCAGCCCCGCCAGCACCAGCCATGCAAACCAATCACCCCACCCGCCATACAGCGTCGCATCATGGCGAACCGGCACCATCACCAGCATCGTGGTGAACGCGCCATCCGCCGCAACCGGCGTCTCCGCCATCACGCGCCCGCGATCGTCACTCACCGTCATCAATCCACGCTTCGCCACGCGCACAATGCTGTACCCGTTCTCCACGCCACGCATCAGCGCCATGTGCCCATGCCACGTGCGGTCCACACCAAAATCCCACGCTGGCACCAGCATCAACCCCACGTCCCGCGCACCATACTTTCTCGCAGGATTCGGATAGTCCATATCACGGCAGATCTCCACTCCCACCCTACCCACCGGCTCATCGAGAACCGACATACCCCCGCCCGGTATTGCTCCGCTCTCCATCCCCGGCACCAGATGGTGCTTGTGATAAATCGTCTCCAGCGTCCCCGCCGCCGAATACAATCGGGCCTCATTGAACGTCTCCGGCCCAGTGGTATCGATCATCCCCACCAGCACCTGCACTCCGGCCTCCCGCGCAGTCTGCTCAAAAAACGCATCCACCTGACCCACATCCCCACGCGTAACCAGCACTGTCGCTTCCGGCAGCACCACATACTTCGCGCCGCGAGCCGCCAGCATCCGAATCTCTCCGCTGTACTCATCAGCCAACGCCATCACCTGCTCCGGAGCCGAAGGCAGCATGTTCGCCGGATCACGATCGATCAACCCCACCATCGCCATCCGCGGTGCACGCGGCGTCAGATACAGCCGGGCCGCACCATACCCGAAGACACACACCACAAAAGCGCCAAGCCCCCACGCCAACTGCCTGCGCTCACGCCCGCGCGACGACAGCGCCGCAGCCCCCAGCGCAGGAAACAGCAGCACGGCAAACCCAATCCCATACAGTCCCGCCAGCGCTCCCAACTGCAGCACCGGCAGGTTCCCCAACTGCGTATAAGCCGTATCGCCAAACGTGCCCTGCGACAGGTTCGTCAGATACTCCCCCGCAACAATCACCGCCGGAAACGCCAGCACCGCCAGCCATCGTCGACCACGCACAAAGAAACTACGGTACAACCCCGCCGCCAGCATAAACACAATCGACGGTACTGCCACACTCTCAGCCACCACCCACACTGGTATGTGGATCGAGTGATGCATGTAATACACCAGGTTCATCGCACCCAGTACACGCGCAACAAACGCCATCCCCAGCGCTGTCCACGCCGAAACCCTCGGCGCAAGCCACAGCACCGGCAGGGCAGCCAGCCAGATCGGCCACCAGCGTGGCTCTAGCCCCGTCGACCAGTAGTATCCCGCCGCACATACCAGCGTCGCCGCCAGCACCGTCTCAAACCCAATCCAGCCTGCCGCTTTTCCGTAACTCGCGTTCGCCATAAACCTCGCTCCTTCAGCCTCCACAAAACATCAAGCCCGAAGGCCATTCAGCAATCTCTCCAGTGAACGCCTCACCAGCGCACGAAACTCCTTCTCCGTCATGGCAAATCTCCCACCCCGATACAGCGCCAGATACCCATGCACATGGGCCCACAGCTCCATCGCGACCTCCCACACGTCATCGCGCTTCAGCCGCTTCTGTTTCATCCAATACGCAAGCGTGTCGGCAATCGGAGTCAGCGTCGGCGATTTGCGCGCCCGAAAATCCTCCGGAAAACGCCGCGCCCCCGGCCGCAACTCAGCAAACACATAATCAAAGATCCTCGGATGCGCCAGCGCATAGTCGACATAACCATCCAGCAGTCCCAGCATCTGCGCCTCAAATCCCGCCTCAACACGAGTCCGGTCAAAAAAATCGACCAGCCGCGCAAACTCCCTCTCCACCACCTGGTTCAGCAGCGCCTCACGATTGGCAAAGTGGTGATAGATGGCCATGGCCGTCACGCCAACTTCGCCAGCCACCCGCCGCATGCTTACCGCCTGCGCCCCCTCAGCCTCCAGAATGCGCAGCGCACACTCGGCAATCTTTTCCGAAGTAGTCGAATTCGCCTGTTCTGCAATCATCTATACACCGTATATCACGGTGAACTATACGGCGTAAAGCAGTAATATAAATTTCTTCTAAACCTTCCATCGTCAAAGCCAAAACCTTCATGCTGTCGCACGAAGGAGTATGGCCCATCAGGCATATCTATTTGCTTTGGAAAATTATTTGTTCGTGCGCGAGCCAGCGATCAGAATATCCACCAACCTGCGCGCACTCCGCTGCCAATCTGGCCCGGACGCCACATGAGAAACACCGATCAGCGCCCTCAGCAAGTCGAACGGTTCAAGATCGTTTCGCATCTCGCCACTCTTGATCGCACGCTTCACCAACCCGTCGATAGCCCCGAGTACTAGCCCACGAGATCCCTCAAACAGCTTCGAAGCCCCACCAACAACGCTGTTCAGCGCGGGAGCAATAATCTGCTTTGCCGCAATATGGTCGACAAACAGCAGCATCCACGCCCGCAGAGCTTCCATCGGAGACATCGTCTCGGCAAACCTGCGCTCAGCCGCAGCAAGTTTCTCCACCTCACTGCGGTAAACCGCCTCGATCAGGTCATCGCGCGCAGGAAAGTGCCGATACAGCGTACCCGCCCCAACCCCAGCCCGTTTCGCAATCTCATCCAGACTCGCCTCTGCTCCCAGACGAGTAAACTCCGCCTTCGCCACCTCAAGAATCCGTTCACGGTTCCGCTGCGCGTCGATGCGCGGCTTTCGCTGAACGGGTTCTGAGCGCTTCTTCGTCATCCTCAAAATAATTGCAACCGGAGACACTCTCCGATTATCTATACATGCGGAGACAATCTCCGTTTTATTTGACGTCACGACATTCGTCAATGCCAGGGAGAAGCCAAACCGCAGGCGAACCAGGAGGAATCGTATGCCCTACCACGCAAATCTTACCGCCACCTTCACACTGCCCGGCAGTTCACTCACCGTCAACCGCATGGGTTACGGTGCCATGCAGCTTGCAGGCAAAGACGGCAGCAAGATGGTCTGGGGGCCACCCAAAGATGTTGAAGGCGCAATCTCTCTCCTGAGAGACGCCGTCGCAAGCGGTGTCAACCACATTGACACCTCTGACTTCTACGGTCCGCACGTCACCAATCAGCTCATCCGAAGAGCGCTCGCTCCCTACCCTGGCGATCTGGTGATCGTGACCAAGGTCGGAGCCGGCCGAGGTGAAGATGGCTCATGGAACCCTGCTCTCTCGCGTATCGAGCTGATCGCCGCGGTCCACGACAATCTCCGCAACCTCGGTCTCGACACGCTCGATGTCGTCAACCTGCGCAGCATGTTCGACAGATATCGCCCATCGGAGGGTTCCCTCGAGGAACCCCTCACCGTCCTGGCCGAGCTTCAGCAGCAAGGCCTGATACGCCACATCGGCTTGAGCCACGTTACACCCACACAGATCGCGGAAGCGCGACGCATCGTTCCCATCGTCTGCGTCCAGAACCACTACAACCTCGCCCACCGCGCCGACGACGCTCTCATCACGGACCTCGCCCGCAATGGCATCGCCTACGTTCCTTTCTTCCCGCTTGGCGGCTTCACTCCCCTGCAATCGGACACCCTGTCCACAGCGGCCTCCCATCTCAACGCCACTCCCATGCAGGTCGCGCTTGCCTGGTTGCTTCAGCGTTCGCCCAACATGCTCGTCATCCCGGGAACATCCTCCATCACACACCTTCACGAGAACCTTCAGGCAGCAACGCTCCATCTCCCTGCCGAAGTGCTCGCGGACCTCGACGCCATCAACCAGACACCGCAGCGATAAGAAGCACCGCTCTCCCTGTCTTCACGCAAAAAGTGAAAGGAGAAATCATGAAAGTCTTCGTTACAGGCGCTACCGGCTTTATCGGTTCTGCGGTTGTTCTGGAACTCATCGACTCAGGCCACCAGGTGCTGGGGCTCACGCGGTCCGATGCAGGTGCCCAATCACTCGCAGCCGCTGGCGCGCAGGTGCACCGAGGCGAGCTTGAAGACATCCAGAGCCTGCGCAGCGGAGCAGAAGCCGCCGACGCCGTCATTCACACCGCCTTCAATCACGATTTTTCAAAGTTCAAAGAGAACTGCGAGCTCGACCGTCACGCCATCGAAGCCATCGGCGCCGTGCTCAAAGGCTCCGAGCGTCCATTGATCGTCACCTCCGGCGTAGCAGCGCTGGCCGAGGGCCGCGCCGCTACCGAAGACGACCCGCCGCATCCTGTTTCCGATTCCTACCCTCGCGCCTCTGAACCCGTGGCTTTAGAACTGCTGCAGCAAGGAGTACGAGCCTCTGTCATGCGCCTTCCGCAGGTCCATGACACAACAAGACAGGGGCTGGTCTCCTATCTCATCCAGTTGGCCCGCGAGAAAGGCGCCTCCGCTTACATTGACGCTGGACTCAACCGCTGGGCCGCAGTCCATCGGCTCGACGTCGCCCGGCTATACCGGCTGGCCCTTGAGAAAAACGTCGCAGGAGCCAGGTATCATGCAGTCGCCGAAGAGGACGTGCCTCTGCGCGATATCGCCGAAGCCATCGGCCGAGGCCTGAACGTCCCCACCGTCTCCATCGCGCCGGATACCGCAGCCAATCACTTTGGCTGGCTGGGAGCATTCGCTGGAATGGATCTCTGGGCCTCTGGCGCGAAGACGCAGCACCGACTCAAATGGAATCCCACAGGCCCCAGCCTCATCTCCGACCTCAACAACATGCAATATCACCAGCTTTGAACGATCTGTCCCGCGCAATTGCCGCCGTACAGCGCGCCGCAAATTGCACCGGAACTAAAAAGGGGTTGGGGATGTCCTGATGACATCTCCCAACCCTCTTTTCAAAACAAAATCCAATCGAAATCGAGCTAAGCAACAACGTCGATGCCCATCGAGCGCGCCGTGCCGCGAATCGTCTTCGCAGCAGCCTCAACGGTAGCAGCGTTCATGTCCGGCATCTTCTGCTTGGCGATCTCAAGCACCTGCTTCTCCGTCACCTTGCCCTTCTTCTCCTTATTCGGAGTGCCCGAGCCCTTCTCGATACCGGCGGCCTTCAGCAGCAGCACCGGAGCCGGTGGAGTCTTGGTGATGAACGTGAAAGTGCGGTCCGCATACACGCTGATGACGACCGGAACGGTCAGCCCAGCCAGCGCCGGGTCCTTGCCCGTGCGGTCGTTAAACTGCTTGCAGAACTCCATGATGTTGACCTGCGCCTGACCAAGCGCGGGGCCGACCGGGGGAGCAGGCGTAGCCTTCCCAGCCACAATCTGAAGCTTGACGTATCCAGTAACCTTCTTCGGTGCCATCGGGGTAAATCCTCTTCGCTTTCAGCGGCGCGCTCAAGTCACGCCGGCATAAATTGATACTTCCAAACTCTTATTCGACGACCTTGTCCACCTTCGAGAACTCGATCTCGACCGGCGTCGACCGCCCGAAGATGCTGACCATCACCTTCAGGGTCTGCTTGTCTTCGTTGATCTCGTCCACCGCGCCCGTAAAGTTGGCAAACGGTCCCTCGTTGATCCTTACCTGCTCGCCCTTGTCGAACTTCACCTTCAGGGTCGGCTTGTCCTTGCTCACATCCGTGCGGAACAGGATCGAACTGACCTCCTGCTCGGACAAAGCTACCGGACTGTCGCCCGTCCCCAGAAAGCCTGTCACCCGCGGAGTGTTCTTGATCACATGCCACAGGTCGTTGTCGAGGTCCATCTCGACCAGCACATACCCCGGCAAAAACACACGCTCAATCGTGTACTTCTTCCCGTTGCGCAGCTCCGTCACCGGCTCGGTCGGAATCATGATGCGGCCAATCTTGTTCTGCAGGCCAAAGGCCGCAATGCGGCTCTCAAGCGACTCGCGCACCTTGCGCTCGAATCCCGAGTAGGCGTGGATGATGTACCACTTGAAGCTCTCGTTTACCGGAGGCGCCAGTTGCTCCGACGGCTCGCCGGCGTTCGACGCCTCGGGCTTCTGCTCTTCCGGATTCAGCTCTTCTGCCGCCATGCTTGTTCCTTCTTTGCGCATTCTCGAATCTTTCTACTCAGACCGATTAGTGTCCCGTCAGCAAGTGAAGCAGCCGCTCGATCATGTTGCCGAAGACCGTATCGACAACCCAGAAGAACGCCGCAAACAGAAACACCGTAATCAGCACCACGATCGTGGTCGACTGCACCTCGGGCCAACCCGGCCACCACACCTTGCGCATCTCACTGCGCGTCTCTCTCAGAAACGCCATCAGGCGCGCCGGCTGGCTCTTCAACTGCTCAAGGCCGTTCGTGGGTTCGTTCTGTACTGCCACTGTCTTCGCCATAGTGCTGACTCAAACCTTCGTGCTGCTCAAATTCTGTTCATGCCACCCTGCTATCAAACCAGGCAGGATGGCGGGGGAGCTCGGATTCGAACCGAGAAGTTCGGTTTTGGAGACCGACAGTTTAACCGTTGAGCTTACTCCCCCGAGAAAGCTGTACGCTCTCAGCCTTCGGCCTCTGGTAAGCCCGAAAGCCAGCGGATGAAGGCTGTCTTACTTGGTCTCTTTGTGCGGCGTGTGCTTGCGGCACGTATTGCAGAACTTCGAGAACTCCAGACGGCCCGTCGTCGTCTTCTTGTTCTTCGTGGTTGAGTAGTTCCTGTTCTTGCACTCCGGGCACTGCAACGTGATAATTTCGCGCATTTCTAAACTCTCCTTCTAACGTGGCCAGCCGCTTCGGCTGGCAAGCAGCAATGTCGTTCAATCGACCGTCCGACACGCCGCGACGCAGGGCATACGGCCCCCGCTGCCGAATCCTGATTTTCAGTACGGAAAGACAAGCGGTCAGGCCACGCTCATCCTCCTCTATTATCCACGAAATCTATCATTTCGCAAAGGCTCGAATAACACGAATCGCAACTTTTCACGGCTCTGCGAAAATGCAGGAAAATCACTGATTTCTTGGCCGGTTCCACTTGACGGTTGAGGGCCAAAGGCCCGTCTCATACCAGCCTGGGGTGAAACCCCAGGTAATCGATCCAAAAGAAATCGAAGGACTGAAGGCCCGACTCATGCACTTTTCCAGAACCATCTGAAGATCCTTAGGCAAACCGCTCAGAGACACAGTGCGACTGAAATCCTCGCGACTCCATTCGGGGTTGCCAGATTTCGTCATATTCTTAGCAGCGATTTATCGGATCGTTCTTGCCGAGCTAGCCGCAAATTCCTTTTTGGCATTGCCCAGAATGCGCCGCGAAAGAATTATCTGCGAAATTCCAATCGCCATGCCAACTAGCATGAGCGCAAAAACAAACGGCGGCATGTCCCGTCCTTGACCAGTCACCGCCCAGCTTGGCATCGACGTACGAATGGCAAGCGCCCAGGTCTCCAGAAAGAAGATGGCCAGTAGATAGACGCAATGAATCATCAGCAGGCGCGGCACCTGCTCCCGAACATACTGCGCCGATAGGCGGTACCTGGTATTGACACCTCTGGGCCGGAAGAAAATATAGATGAAGACACCTCCTGAATAGCTGATGAGCGTCGCATATTGCATCCCGTAAGGTCGCCCGCCAAAAAAGATAAACGCAAGAACAGAGCCCACCACCAACGCAAAATAGAGAGCGGCCACACCCAAGCCCTCAGTCATCGTCATCGGATCTTCGTCGGGCTGCTTTTCTTCCGGAATATCGAAGTACTCAAACACCGTAGAAGTGTACTCTCCCATCGCTCAAGATATTACGTCCGCGAATGACTTGTCGGAATGTGCCACGATTACTGCACTGCGCTAGCAATGCTTCTGGCTGCAGGCATATCGACCTTAACCAAAGAAGCGGCGAGCCGAAGCTCACCGCCTGATTTGATCTTCGCGGGTCAGCAGAAACACGCGCGAAGCGCGTCTCCTGCCGTCCGCGAAGGACTACTTGATGATCTCGGAGATCGTCCCTGCGCCGACGGTCCTGCCGCCCTCGCGGATCGCGAACCGAAGACCCTTCTCCATGGCCACCGGCGTCACCAGCTCAACCGTCAGCTGGATGTTGTCGCCAGGCATCACCATCTCCGTGCCCTCCGGAAGCTTCGCCGAGCCCGTCACGTCCGTCGTCCGGAAGTAGAACTGCGGACGATAGCCGTTGAAGAACGGCGTATGACGCCCGCCCTCTTCCTTCGACAGCACATAGATCTCGCCCTTGAACTGCGTGTGCGGCGTAATCGAGCCGGGCTTCGCCAGCACCATCCCGCGCTCCACATCCTCCTTCGCCGTGCCGCGCAGCAGCAAGCCCGCGTTGTCGCCAGCCAGACCCTCGTCCAGCTGCTTCTTGAACATCTCCACGCCCGTCACCGTCGTGTTCTGCGTGTCGCGGAAGCCGACGATCTGCACCGCCTCGCCCACCTTCACCTTGCCACGCTCAATACGTCCCGTCACCACCGTGCCGCGACCCGAGATCGAGAAGATATCTTCAATCGGCATCAGGAACGGCAGATCCACCGCGCGGTCAGGCTGCGGCACACTCTTGTCCACCGCCTCCATCAGCTCGTCGATCTTCTGCTCCCACTGCGCCTCACCGTTCAGCGCGCCCAGCGCACTGCCGCGAATCACCGGCACGTCGTCGCCGGGGAAGTCGTACTTCGACAACAGCTCGCGCACTTCCATCTCGACCAGGTCCACCAGCTCGGCGTCCTCGACCGCATCGCACTTGTTCAGAAACACCACGATGTACGGCACGCCAACCTGACGCGCCAACAGCACGTGCTCCTTGGTCTGCGGCATCGGGCCGTCGGTGGCCGCAACCACCAGAATCGCGCCGTCCATCTGCGCCGCGCCGGTGATCATGTTCTTGATGTAGTCGGCGTGGCCGGGGCAATCGACGTGCGCATAGTGACGGTTCGGCGTCTCGTACTCCACGTGCGAGGTGGCAATGGTAATACCGCGCTCGCGCTCCTCTGGAGCGTTGTCGATCGTGTCGAACGAACGAAACGTGTTCTTCGGGTTGTGCTTCGACAGCACCTTCGTGATCGCCGCCGTCAGCGTCGTCTTGCCGTGGTCAATGTGACCAATCGTCCCTATGTTGACGTGCGGCTTTGACCGGTCAAATTTTTCCTTCGCCATCGCTCTTGTCTCCTCAGTGTTGGCCGGCATCTCAACCGGCGTTGAAATCGAAAATCAAAACCCAAACTTGTCTCAGTAATATGCGTACAGCTTGAAGAACTTCTGCCGCAACTCCGGCGCGACCTTCTCCAGACTGGCCAGGTAGAACTCACGAATCTGCCCCTGGTCGCTCGGGTTCAACCGGCTGTACTCACCGGCAACCGCAGCGCCCAGCAGCCCCTTGCGCAGAACATCTTCAAACTCGCGCACGCGAAACCCTGCCCGCTCCACGGACTTCAGAAAATCCGCAACCTTCCCTGGCGCAAAAGAAGCCGCGACAGCGGCCTTCACCGCATTGAAGGTCTCAGGGTCAGCAACCGAAAGTACAGCCTGCTCAAACATCGCTTCTTAAAATCTCCTGCGAACGGGCCACAGCCAGGTCGCCTTCAAAAACCTATGGAGCGGGAGACGGGAATCGAACCCGCGACCAACAGCTTGGAAGGCTGTGACTCTACCACTGAGTTACTCCCGCCCGCCGCAAAAATCTGGAGCTGATGATGGGGCTTGAACCCATGACCTCTCCCTTACCAAGGGAGTGCTCTACCACTGAGCTACATCAGCCTTCACAACCAACCCAACTCAACCATCCTACCGCGAACGCATCCGTCCAAGCACGACGCGGAAGGCAAAAAATCCCAGCAAAATCCACGTAAGCTCCTGGATCTTTCCCGGCTCGATCGTCCGCCAGACGCATAGCGCCAGCAAACCCATCACCGCCAGCGCAATCCACATCCGTCCGCTGCTGGCAGGGCCAAAATCCAAAACGCTCACCAGTCCCGCAATCCTTCCAGTCCAACCAACTCATGGTGCACAGGGGAGGATTCGAACCTCCGTAGCGCATAGCGCGGCAGATTTACAGTCTGCTGCCATTAACCACTCGGCCACCTGTGCACATCCTGCAAACCCGCCCGCCGCGCAGCCCTCATCTCCAACCGAATCTTCCCCGCGAAACACTGCCGCGGAGTCATCTCACGTTGAAGGAGTTTTCAGAAGGCCTGCCGGCCAGAACGGTCCCGCAGTACAACCAAACCCATCCAAATCCACGACTGCCGATAAACTGGAGCTGGCGAAGGGACTTGAACCCCCGACCCTCTGATTACAAATCAGATGCTCTACCAGCTGAGCTACGCCAGCCCTAACAGTCAACTGCGCTGCCATCGCGTCGAACTCCGCGAACAACAGCGCATAACAACTTTAGCATAGCCAGAATGCCACAGCAAAACCTAAGACGCCACGCCTATCGCAAACCTCTCCCGCAAATAACGCCCCAGTTTCCGGGGCCACTCGCGGTCCATGCACGGACGCTCAATCAGCACATAAAACACTGTGCCTACCATTAGGACCATCGGCAATCCGATCACCACACCGGCACCATAAAGACGGGCAAACCCGGTCAAAAAATGCACCCGCCCGAATACCCAATAGCATCCAT
Protein-coding sequences here:
- a CDS encoding DUF169 domain-containing protein, whose protein sequence is MHAPEHYTNLAYLLTNALDLTQPPIAITFTDNIPTGVPTHTTPAPAGCRFWQDAAEGAFATSAKDHALCSIGCYTHNLPMSAATQTDLADTLKVLNDLTYVTAQDLAQIPALKSQSKHILYSPLGETPLPPDVVLLFADASQTLILTEATQQVEDQNPPALGRPACAVVPQVINTGRAALSLGCCGARAYLDTLTDSVALFAIPGAKLEAYAKRIEALSKANTTLAKFHSLRRQAVAAGQSPTIKESLAALA
- a CDS encoding apolipoprotein N-acyltransferase; protein product: MANASYGKAAGWIGFETVLAATLVCAAGYYWSTGLEPRWWPIWLAALPVLWLAPRVSAWTALGMAFVARVLGAMNLVYYMHHSIHIPVWVVAESVAVPSIVFMLAAGLYRSFFVRGRRWLAVLAFPAVIVAGEYLTNLSQGTFGDTAYTQLGNLPVLQLGALAGLYGIGFAVLLFPALGAAALSSRGRERRQLAWGLGAFVVCVFGYGAARLYLTPRAPRMAMVGLIDRDPANMLPSAPEQVMALADEYSGEIRMLAARGAKYVVLPEATVLVTRGDVGQVDAFFEQTAREAGVQVLVGMIDTTGPETFNEARLYSAAGTLETIYHKHHLVPGMESGAIPGGGMSVLDEPVGRVGVEICRDMDYPNPARKYGARDVGLMLVPAWDFGVDRTWHGHMALMRGVENGYSIVRVAKRGLMTVSDDRGRVMAETPVAADGAFTTMLVMVPVRHDATLYGGWGDWFAWLVLAGLAAMLVVWVGLLRRRESAVSNPVMVEG
- a CDS encoding TetR/AcrR family transcriptional regulator, with the translated sequence MIAEQANSTTSEKIAECALRILEAEGAQAVSMRRVAGEVGVTAMAIYHHFANREALLNQVVEREFARLVDFFDRTRVEAGFEAQMLGLLDGYVDYALAHPRIFDYVFAELRPGARRFPEDFRARKSPTLTPIADTLAYWMKQKRLKRDDVWEVAMELWAHVHGYLALYRGGRFAMTEKEFRALVRRSLERLLNGLRA
- a CDS encoding TetR/AcrR family transcriptional regulator is translated as MTKKRSEPVQRKPRIDAQRNRERILEVAKAEFTRLGAEASLDEIAKRAGVGAGTLYRHFPARDDLIEAVYRSEVEKLAAAERRFAETMSPMEALRAWMLLFVDHIAAKQIIAPALNSVVGGASKLFEGSRGLVLGAIDGLVKRAIKSGEMRNDLEPFDLLRALIGVSHVASGPDWQRSARRLVDILIAGSRTNK
- a CDS encoding aldo/keto reductase family oxidoreductase, coding for MPYHANLTATFTLPGSSLTVNRMGYGAMQLAGKDGSKMVWGPPKDVEGAISLLRDAVASGVNHIDTSDFYGPHVTNQLIRRALAPYPGDLVIVTKVGAGRGEDGSWNPALSRIELIAAVHDNLRNLGLDTLDVVNLRSMFDRYRPSEGSLEEPLTVLAELQQQGLIRHIGLSHVTPTQIAEARRIVPIVCVQNHYNLAHRADDALITDLARNGIAYVPFFPLGGFTPLQSDTLSTAASHLNATPMQVALAWLLQRSPNMLVIPGTSSITHLHENLQAATLHLPAEVLADLDAINQTPQR
- a CDS encoding SDR family oxidoreductase, which codes for MKVFVTGATGFIGSAVVLELIDSGHQVLGLTRSDAGAQSLAAAGAQVHRGELEDIQSLRSGAEAADAVIHTAFNHDFSKFKENCELDRHAIEAIGAVLKGSERPLIVTSGVAALAEGRAATEDDPPHPVSDSYPRASEPVALELLQQGVRASVMRLPQVHDTTRQGLVSYLIQLAREKGASAYIDAGLNRWAAVHRLDVARLYRLALEKNVAGARYHAVAEEDVPLRDIAEAIGRGLNVPTVSIAPDTAANHFGWLGAFAGMDLWASGAKTQHRLKWNPTGPSLISDLNNMQYHQL
- the rplK gene encoding 50S ribosomal protein L11; the encoded protein is MAPKKVTGYVKLQIVAGKATPAPPVGPALGQAQVNIMEFCKQFNDRTGKDPALAGLTVPVVISVYADRTFTFITKTPPAPVLLLKAAGIEKGSGTPNKEKKGKVTEKQVLEIAKQKMPDMNAATVEAAAKTIRGTARSMGIDVVA
- the nusG gene encoding transcription termination/antitermination protein NusG; translation: MAAEELNPEEQKPEASNAGEPSEQLAPPVNESFKWYIIHAYSGFERKVRESLESRIAAFGLQNKIGRIMIPTEPVTELRNGKKYTIERVFLPGYVLVEMDLDNDLWHVIKNTPRVTGFLGTGDSPVALSEQEVSSILFRTDVSKDKPTLKVKFDKGEQVRINEGPFANFTGAVDEINEDKQTLKVMVSIFGRSTPVEIEFSKVDKVVE
- the secE gene encoding preprotein translocase subunit SecE encodes the protein MAKTVAVQNEPTNGLEQLKSQPARLMAFLRETRSEMRKVWWPGWPEVQSTTIVVLITVFLFAAFFWVVDTVFGNMIERLLHLLTGH
- the rpmG gene encoding 50S ribosomal protein L33, encoding MREIITLQCPECKNRNYSTTKNKKTTTGRLEFSKFCNTCRKHTPHKETK
- the tuf gene encoding elongation factor Tu translates to MAKEKFDRSKPHVNIGTIGHIDHGKTTLTAAITKVLSKHNPKNTFRSFDTIDNAPEERERGITIATSHVEYETPNRHYAHVDCPGHADYIKNMITGAAQMDGAILVVAATDGPMPQTKEHVLLARQVGVPYIVVFLNKCDAVEDAELVDLVEMEVRELLSKYDFPGDDVPVIRGSALGALNGEAQWEQKIDELMEAVDKSVPQPDRAVDLPFLMPIEDIFSISGRGTVVTGRIERGKVKVGEAVQIVGFRDTQNTTVTGVEMFKKQLDEGLAGDNAGLLLRGTAKEDVERGMVLAKPGSITPHTQFKGEIYVLSKEEGGRHTPFFNGYRPQFYFRTTDVTGSAKLPEGTEMVMPGDNIQLTVELVTPVAMEKGLRFAIREGGRTVGAGTISEIIK